The nucleotide window GGACCGAGGCGACTGACGTATCCCCACGCCGGAGCGGAACGGCGTCACGTGATGGATTGAGGAGGTTCAATTGACGGCCGATGCCGAGAAGGATGAACAGCGCCGGTATGTCAGGGAGCACTACTCCCGCGTGGCCGAGGCGGGCTCGAGCTGCTGCGGACCGGCGCCCTCCTGCTGCACCCCCTCCGACCGGATGGGGTACGGAGTGGACGAGCTCGACGGTCTGCCCGAGGGAGCCGATATGGGTCTCGGATGCGGCAACCCCACGGCAATCGCCTCGCTCAAGCCCGGCGAGGTAGTACTTGACCTGGGCAGCGGCGGAGGGGTGGACTGCTTCCTGGCGGCCCGGCGGGTCGGAGATACCGGAAGGGTCATCGGTGTTGATATGACCCCCTCCATGGTCTCAAAGGCCCGGAGAAACGCCGGGAAGGCCGGCTACGCAAACGTCGAGTTCCGCCTGGGCGAGATCGAGCACCTGCCGGTCGGCGACGGGTCGGTGGACGTCATCCTGTCCAACTGCGTCGTCAACCTCTCCCCCGAGAAAGACCTGGTTTTCCAGGACGCCTACCGGGTGTTGAAACCGGGTGGTCGTCTGGCCGTTTCGGACATCGTGGCCCTCGAGCCGATCCCGGAAGGGCTTCGCCGGGATATGGCGGCCGTATCCAGTTGCATCGGCGGCGCGGTGAGCGTGGAGGAGATCGAGAGGGCGCTGACCGAGGCCGGTTTCACCGGGATCGAAA belongs to bacterium and includes:
- a CDS encoding arsenite methyltransferase produces the protein MTADAEKDEQRRYVREHYSRVAEAGSSCCGPAPSCCTPSDRMGYGVDELDGLPEGADMGLGCGNPTAIASLKPGEVVLDLGSGGGVDCFLAARRVGDTGRVIGVDMTPSMVSKARRNAGKAGYANVEFRLGEIEHLPVGDGSVDVILSNCVVNLSPEKDLVFQDAYRVLKPGGRLAVSDIVALEPIPEGLRRDMAAVSSCIGGAVSVEEIERALTEAGFTGIEIRVSEASREFIKDWAPGTGAEKYIASATIQAVKPSGI